The sequence below is a genomic window from Monodelphis domestica isolate mMonDom1 chromosome 2, mMonDom1.pri, whole genome shotgun sequence.
GCGGTTCTTGGCCCTGGCCGAGGGTCCCGGCTTCTGGTCGGATCCGTACCACTGGCCACTGCTCGTGTTTCTGCTGCTCATCTGCCTGTACCCGTTCACGTCCTGCTGCGCCCACACCTTCAGCTCCATGTCGCCCCGAGCCCGCCACATCTGCTACTTCTTGGACTACGGGGCCCTCAGCCTGTACAGCCTGGGTGAGCCCCGGCCCCTGCGGGGAGCCTTTCCCTGACGCCTCCTCTCCGTGCCCATCACGGGCTTCCCAGAATTCCAGGAGGCCGCCCTCGAGACCCgcttgtttttagtttttaaaccaAGCACCCAGGCTTTCCTCTCTGGCCCTCCAGGAGCTTTTCCCCTGAAGCCCAAGCCCGGGAGCCCCGGGGAAGGCAGGGAACAAGAATGACAGGCCATTGTCCACCCCTGTGTTCCCTCAGCCTGTGCGCTCACCTACGGAGCCTACGCCATGCCCTCCTCCTGGCTCAACAGCAACCTGCACCAGCTATTCGTGCCCGCAGCCGCCGTCAACTCTCTTCTCTGCACCTTCCTTTCCTGTTATTCGAGGTACCTGCGCCTCGGATGTGGCCCCCCTGCCCCCGCGCCCGGGTGCCTCCACCTAGCACAGGCTCCTCTCTGGGGGAGGGGGCCCAGAGGATGAGACTGTGACTTCCCCCCTTCAGGTTTCTGGAACTGGAGAACCCACGGCTCAGTAAGGTCTTACGCACAGTGGCCTTCGCTTACCCTTTCTTCTTCGACAACCTCCCACTTTTTTATCGGGTAAAGGCGGGGGCTCGGCCCTAAACCCAACCCCTGGCAGCACGGCCTAACTCCTCGCCCCAGACGTCCAGaatcctttcccttcccacccccacccggCTCCAGttctgggaaactgaggcatcctgccttcctccctcggGCTCCCAATTCCCAGCCCTGGCCTTGACCCAGACAcccccctcccagctctagacCCAGGGCCCAGGCTGCCCAAGCCCAGCCCAGGGCTCCACATAGCTCAGCCCGAGGCCCAGAACCAGGAGCATAAAGAGGAAGGCACTAGCCCGAGCCCCCGCGTCTCCCTCCAGCTCCTGCTGTGTTCCAGAGGGAGCTTCAGCTGTGGGCAAGAAGCTCTGAGCGTCAACCACAGCTACCACCTGCTCTGCGCCCTGCTCACTGGTTTCCTCTTCGCTTCCCACTTCCCTGAATGTCTGGCCCCCGGCCGCTTCGACTACATCGGTGAGGGGGTGGTGCGCTCCGGAGGGTGGGGGAGACAGAAGAAGCGAGTGGCCTACGCTAGAGCAATAAAGGGGAGGCAGCACGAGCAACTTCCCACGTAGGCCATGCCTGAAGGTTCCTTTATTTGTTCCACTGTTTGGAAAA
It includes:
- the PAQR6 gene encoding LOW QUALITY PROTEIN: membrane progestin receptor delta (The sequence of the model RefSeq protein was modified relative to this genomic sequence to represent the inferred CDS: deleted 1 base in 1 codon); amino-acid sequence: MLSIKLPQLLRVHQVPRVFWEDGIISGYRHPTSSALDCVLSSFQMTNETVNIWTHFLPTWYFLWRFLALAEGPGFWSDPYHWPLLVFLLLICLYPFTSCCAHTFSSMSPRARHICYFLDYGALSLYSLACALTYGAYAMPSSWLNSNLHQLFVPAAAVNSLLCTFLSCYSRFLELENPRLSKVLRTVAFAYPFFFDNLPLFYRLLLCSRGSFSCGQEALSVNHSYHLLCALLTGFLFASHFPECLAPGRFDYIGHSHQLFHICAVLGTHFQLEAVLADMGARRAWLSAHSPPSSLAATVATMGLAVAGNLLIIAIFTIALLRAPQVCPLLQGDPVGVTRQSQGGMRRGGSSEGFFLPDTTQLATPSGCGSVAATTSSP